The DNA region ACGTGCAGAATAGATTTTTGTTCCGTTCGGATGTACGGATTGACCAAAGAACACACCAGGAGAACGATGTAATTGAGATACAACCACACGTTCCGCACCATTGACAACAAATGTACCACGAGGAGTCATATATGGGATATTTCCCAAAAATACATCCTGTACAATTGTCTGAAAATCAACGTGTTCTTCATCATTACAACTTAAACGCAATTTTGCTTTTAAAGGCACAGCGTAAGTTAAACCACGCTCCATACACTCGTCGATAGTGTATCTTGGAGGATCAATAAAATAATCCAAAAATTCCAGTACGAATATGTTACGTGTATCTGTAATAGGAAAATTTTCCTTAAATACACGGAACAAACCTTCATTGTTACGCTTATCAGGCGTTGTTTCTAACTGGAAAAATTCGTGGAAAGATTCTAACTGAATGTCTAATAAATCAGGAGTTTCAGCTAGGTTTTTCGCTTTGGCGAAGCTGAACCTCTTTTGAACTTGTGTAGATGACATATCTTGAATTAACCGGTTTTACGTAAAATACAAAAAAAAATTCGGAAAGTATTTCTACCTCCCAGTGCACTGATTTTCAATTGATTCGTACAATATAAATGGCCATTTTATACGATCTTTTGCTAATTAGCCCAAAATAAGGGAAAGCAAAGGTACTTCTTTTTGAAATAAATACCAAAGATTTTAATCCCGAAGGGAAATATACAAATAAATATAGAAAAGTCCTGTTTTTGCTCATCAAAAACAGGACTTTTCTATATTTGAGAAGCTTTTATTTTTTTACAAATTTCAATGATTTAATTTTCGAACCATTTTTATCCAAAATATTTACAAAATAAACTGCATTTGGTAATGCATCTATTCCTATTTGTACAGCTGTACCTGTGACTAATTTTTGTAAAATGGCTTTTCCGCCCAATGAATAAATCACAATATTTGTAGCTCCGGTGGGCAGGTTTATAATATTCAATTCGTTAACTACTGGATTGGGGTAAATAGCGGTTTGGGTATTAGAACTGTAAACATAATTTATTTGAATAATTGTTCCATAATGTGAAGTTCCATCCAAATCAACCTGATTTAATCTATAATAATTCACTCCAGAAAGTGGAGCTGCATCTATAAATGAATAGGAATGACCACTACCTGTACCATTCGAATAATAACTATTAACATTTCCTATATCACTCCAAATAGAACCATCTGCACTTCTTTGAATTTGAAATAGTTTATTATTTATTTCCGCTCCAGTTGTCCATGTAAGGCTAACTTCTTTATTTACAATTGATGCTGCTAATTCTTGCGTGTAAGAGACTGGCAATGGATAAGGCAAATTGATAGTATACGTTGCATTAGACCTAGATGCAAATCCAATAGCATCTCTTAAATTATAGGTAAATGAAGTTGAAGTATACCCGCTACCTGTAAATGAAAAATTTAATTTTGTTTTGTCATAATTAGAAATAGAATAATTACTTGTTGTAATGGCGGTGCCATTATAGACGAGTTGTCCATTGGAGGGCAAAGAGGTTATTACGACCGTTCGATTACTTGAATTTCCATTCAAAATAGTCCCAGAAGTGGGATAAATAGATACACCTGTCAACTGAGCCAAATCATTTGTTGTAGAACCAGATGCCACATCAGAAGACATGGTCTTAACCGTATTGGAATATGTAGGAGATGCGATGGTATATGTTTTTGTATCCGAAGTTGGGGCATTATGAATACTAAAATTCAAATTAGTACTTGAGGATAAATTACTTGCATTTACATTCGCATACCTTTTTGCGTTTGTTGTTGTCCCAATACCTGTAGATCCTACATAAGTACTATCATACCATCCAGAGGTTAATGTTGATTGTGAAACAGTAGATCCTACGGCAGGAGATGTAGTACTTAAATATAAGGTATAAGCGGCAGTCGATCCAGCGAGAGCAGGCACTCCGGTAAATGAATACGCACCATTACTTGCAATCGTTGCAACACTTATAACAGTATTGTTTAAAGTTCCAACTACATATTGAGCGCCTGTATTTGATCCTATGCCATTTGCAACATTATCATTCGTACTATCGCTGTACACTGTTCCAGAGACCGTATATGTAGGAGTTCCTGTTACGCCAAGAATATTCATTTCTCCTGCATTCGCATTTGTGAATAAAATTGATTTTATGCTTTTCGTATTTGTTGGCAGTATTTTACTTTCATAAAATTTAACGGTTTGATTCGTAACACCCGATTTTACATTTCCCGTTTCCCCACTTACACTTGAAGCTCTTATCAATGCACTATATCCACTGATTACACCAAGAGTTGTTGTAGACGAAGTAGGACCACCATTCCAATCTGCTCCAGTTAATGACGTAGTAGAAGTAGTATTATCCGTATAGGTTATTGTAATATTAACCAAACCGCCGCCATCTCCACCAATGGTCATAATGTACAAATCTTGATACGACTGTGCAGTAGGAAACGTTAAGGTTCCAGTCGCTCCAGAATGATATAGCCAAAGAGAATTAGTGGTACTGTAAGATTGTAATTTATAATTATGTGCTTCAGAATTCCAAGACGAAGCAAATAAGCCACTAGATGGCAAACCTCCAGTTGGTGCTGTGGCACTGGATAAACTGTAATTTGTACTATACAAAATATACCCCCCATACGCTCCACTTGTATAATCAAATGGTGATTCAGTATTCGGATTCAACGTATAGCGAGGTACTGAACTGCTATTGTCAGTCACGGAGTAGCTTCCACTCGCGACTATATCCTTTGTAAATCCCGTAAGATTGGTAAGTGGAGTATGGTAATACGTTTGTGCAATTACGGTACTATTGCAAAATAATAAACAAAAAAAGAAAAGTATCTTTCTTAAAGATAAAATGTGTAGATTTCTCAAAATGTCCATACGCTGTTTTAAATTTAGAAGTGTGTCAATAGCCTACAAATTTAACATACAAATTTCACACATTAAGACTAGTATCAAAATATTATAATATTTTAATACTAAAAAGTACACCAAAATCTATGTGATTATTATTTTAAATAGTCTTCATTAAAAATTAATTTCTAATTACATATATGCACTTATTCAAATAAAAGACAGAAAACGGATATTAAAGATCAGCATATAATGATTTTTACATTTAAAACGTGCACCTTCTATATTCAATAGTCGATATAGATTTCATAGTCCAATAAACACCTAGCACAACTTACCAGATAATAGAACAGAAGAAATAAATTTAGAACTGAACATAAGTACAGGGTTACAATCTAAATACATCCATATTCCAATCATAAAGAAACTTACAAATCATTAACAAACGAATGATAATAAGGCAATTCACAAATTAATATGAAGCATAATGATGATTTAAGATGACACAATATCAAAAATTGCAATCATCTTCACTTCTTTTGCCTTATCAATAATTTATAAATAATATACCCAAACAAAATCACGCCAATTCCAAATTTTCCATATTTCCATCCCGAGCTTATAAAAAGTAACACCCAGACCAATATGGAGAAGATTGCCAATATTGGAAAAGCCGGCATTTTGAAATGTAATTCGGGGGTTCTTTTTTTGACACGGAGCATAATCACTCCAATGGCTTGTGGGATAAATTGAATAAATATTCTTGTCACGACAATAAAACTAAAAACAGTAGAAGTTTGCTCAAAACAAATACAGAAAATAATCGCAATCCCTCCAAATACCAATAAAACATAGTCCGGAAAATCTTTTGTTGGATGCAGATGCGCAAATAATTTGAAATGCAAACCTTCCTTCGCCGCAGCATATATGATCCTTGAATAACCCAACATCAATGCAAACAAAGAGGAACAAGCCACAATTACCAAAATACCTGTGACAATATAAGCCACATTTTTACCGTATACTTTTTCAAAGAAAATACTGAGCAATGGTGCATTACCATCTTTTATTTCTGAAATCGGAACCGCTCCAGCAACAAACCACTGCATGGCAATATACAAAATAGCAATGATGCCAATCGAAAGCAAAATACTACGCGGAATATTCTGATGCGGATTTTTAATTTCGCCGCCAATATGGCAAACATTATAGTATCCCAAAAAGGCATACACCGTTTTGGAGGTATACTGACCAACCATCATCCAAAATGCTATATTGAACCAACTATTAAAATGTGGCATTCGCACCGAATTCGCGTCCATCAAGTGACTATCATAAGCAAACGCTCCCGTACCAATCGTCCATAATAACATGAACACCATCACTACAGACATCGCCATACCTATTTTTCCAACGGAACTAATTTTTCTATACAACAAACCAACAACAATTGCCACGATGGCAACCATGACGAGCTTGGTTTCCCAATATCCCATCGGGACAACATATTTCAAATAGTTCACGAGTCCAAGTGCCGCACTTGTTACTACTAAAGGTAAGTGTAGGGAAGTTTGCATACTATACAAAAACGCCATCATCCTTCCTGTTTTACCTTTGTATAGTTTTTGTAAAAAAATAAAACTACCACCTGCTTCTGGCCAAGCGGAGCCTAACTCCGCCCAGATCATACCGTCAGCCAAACTTATAATCGCTCCTATTATCCACGGGATCACACTAAATTTCCCTGGAAATCCTAATAATATAATCGGCAAGGCCGCAAATGGACCAATACCCACCATATCAATCATATTCAAAACCGTCGCTTGCCTTAATCCCAACACTCTCTTTAATCCAATCTTCTCACCTTGCATTATAGTTTGTTTTATTTACCCAAAGACAACAAATTGGCCAATAGTCGATACGCTCCAGGTACGCCAGCAGGCAACTCTCTGAACCAATCATATGCAGAATACACAAAATAACCTTTACCATACGGAGCAATCAAAATACCTCCTGCGAGATCTTTTTCATTCGGATCATGACAAGCAATGATAGTTTGATATTTTTCATCCCATTGATCAGGAAAATAGAGTCCGCGCTCCTGCACCCAGCCATCAAAATCTTTTTCAGTTATTTTATTGGGATAATTTAACGCTTTGTTATCGGGGTTTGTAAAAGTGATTTTTGCATTTTCATCCGTTACACGATCATTAGATAGTTGCAACGGATAAGGTCCGATTTTATTTGTCTGCAAACCACGATATACATTGTACTGCGCCACTACATTACCTCCATTTTTACAATATTCCAATAGTACATCTTGATAGTGTGCCATTTTGGGTAAAACATTATATGCACGCACGCCAATCATCACTGCATCGAATTGTTGCAAACTAGCCACCGTCATATCCTTATCTTGTAACAAGGTTACATTATAACCAATCTGTCTCAATCCAGCAGGAACATCATCGCCGGCTCCCATAAGATAACCGATGTTTTTACCTTTAATGGAAATATCGATATTGTTCGTTTTGGCGATTGCTGGATACATGTATAGTTGTGTCGGAATATGATCGTATTGAATCTTATCCAAACTTAAATTATTTGTATCTCCCTTAGAAACTATAAATGCTTGTATCTCTCCATTTTGAATATTTCCATTTGGAGTGACTGTAAATTCAAGATCTTTTTCATCGTGTGTTGTTAATTGTGTCGCTATTGTTTGCGGTGTAACAGACCAGCCTTTAGGTACATTTAATCCAACTGTTCCATTGAGCGCATCTTCTTGTGTAGAGACTTTAACTTTCACCGTTTTAGCTTGTCCATTTGCAAATATATAAGCACTGTTATCCAAATTAACAAAGCCCTTTGGCGCGATCCAAATCGGATTATATAGTTCGCCTTTTACAGGATCCACATTTTTATATTGCACCGGAATTGTATAGTCCAATACCAATCCATCTATAGTCAAATGAAGTGTAGTTGAAATAGCAGGAAGATTTTCGGGTGAATTCAAATCACTCATATTCGCAACATGATACATCGCATCATCATGTTTTTCTCTCAACCAATATTGGAAAGAGTATGGCGTATTTTGTGGGATGGGTATCGTATATTGAACAATTTCATTGTTATCTTCTTCTTTGATCCATGCCGTTTTTACGTCATTCGTTCCGTTTATCTTGTAGTCAATTGCAGTAAAGCGAACTTTTGTATTAGAACGATTCTTTACTTCAGTAACTATTTTCAATTCATCACCTGGTGCTATGGTTTCGTCCGAAGTAGTGGAAGATAAATACAATCCCAAAACTTGTTGAATAATCGTTTTGACTTCATTCAACTTTTCATTTTTCCAATCAGATTTTTCTAGTGCAGAAATATCTTTATAGGTTTGAATGAGTCGTGGTAAAATTATAGTTGGATTTTCCAATGAAAAATGTGCTATTAATCCGTTGACATCTTGTTGTACTTTTTCAGAATGAGGAATTCTACTCCAAGTGGTGTTCACATCTTCAAACAAATCTTTCTTTGCCGTCACACCTAAAGTCGGCTCAAAATATTCCTCAATCGATCCACGGTTTCCTGCAGATCCGAATGCTTGACTTTTGTGCATACTACGACTTTCTGCCGCCATTTCACCTATGGATTTTCCCAATGCACTATTGTATTCGCCAATATTGAAATGAATTAAATTTTTGGCATATTCATCAAAAACTTTTTTACTAGAAAATCCCCAAGCACTCGTATTCCAAACCAATCGTTTTACTTTCCAAGGTTTTACATATTTTAATTGTTCGGGAAACATATTGGGATCTCCGGCTGCTTTGAACGCCGCTTCTGCCAATATCGATGACGCACTATGTTGACCATGACCGGCACGTGCATCCTTAGGAAACCTTGTAATCATTACATCTGGCTGCAGATTTCGAATAATCCAAACCGCATTTGCCAGCAAAGTATCTTTCGGCCATTTAGTAAAAACCTCTTCTGGGTTTTTAGAAAAGCCAAAGTCATTTGCCGTAGCGAAATATTGATGACCACCATCCAATCGACGCGCCTGCAACAATTCTTGCGTCCTGATAATGCCTAATTTTTC from Rhizosphaericola mali includes:
- a CDS encoding PIG-L family deacetylase, translated to MRRRFLFILLFPLFTWAQKPMAVPSSVIYQEIKKLNVLGTVLYMAAHPDDENTALIAYYANQKLYNTNYLSLTRGDGGQDLIGPEMREKLGIIRTQELLQARRLDGGHQYFATANDFGFSKNPEEVFTKWPKDTLLANAVWIIRNLQPDVMITRFPKDARAGHGQHSASSILAEAAFKAAGDPNMFPEQLKYVKPWKVKRLVWNTSAWGFSSKKVFDEYAKNLIHFNIGEYNSALGKSIGEMAAESRSMHKSQAFGSAGNRGSIEEYFEPTLGVTAKKDLFEDVNTTWSRIPHSEKVQQDVNGLIAHFSLENPTIILPRLIQTYKDISALEKSDWKNEKLNEVKTIIQQVLGLYLSSTTSDETIAPGDELKIVTEVKNRSNTKVRFTAIDYKINGTNDVKTAWIKEEDNNEIVQYTIPIPQNTPYSFQYWLREKHDDAMYHVANMSDLNSPENLPAISTTLHLTIDGLVLDYTIPVQYKNVDPVKGELYNPIWIAPKGFVNLDNSAYIFANGQAKTVKVKVSTQEDALNGTVGLNVPKGWSVTPQTIATQLTTHDEKDLEFTVTPNGNIQNGEIQAFIVSKGDTNNLSLDKIQYDHIPTQLYMYPAIAKTNNIDISIKGKNIGYLMGAGDDVPAGLRQIGYNVTLLQDKDMTVASLQQFDAVMIGVRAYNVLPKMAHYQDVLLEYCKNGGNVVAQYNVYRGLQTNKIGPYPLQLSNDRVTDENAKITFTNPDNKALNYPNKITEKDFDGWVQERGLYFPDQWDEKYQTIIACHDPNEKDLAGGILIAPYGKGYFVYSAYDWFRELPAGVPGAYRLLANLLSLGK
- a CDS encoding T9SS type A sorting domain-containing protein, which encodes MDILRNLHILSLRKILFFFCLLFCNSTVIAQTYYHTPLTNLTGFTKDIVASGSYSVTDNSSSVPRYTLNPNTESPFDYTSGAYGGYILYSTNYSLSSATAPTGGLPSSGLFASSWNSEAHNYKLQSYSTTNSLWLYHSGATGTLTFPTAQSYQDLYIMTIGGDGGGLVNITITYTDNTTSTTSLTGADWNGGPTSSTTTLGVISGYSALIRASSVSGETGNVKSGVTNQTVKFYESKILPTNTKSIKSILFTNANAGEMNILGVTGTPTYTVSGTVYSDSTNDNVANGIGSNTGAQYVVGTLNNTVISVATIASNGAYSFTGVPALAGSTAAYTLYLSTTSPAVGSTVSQSTLTSGWYDSTYVGSTGIGTTTNAKRYANVNASNLSSSTNLNFSIHNAPTSDTKTYTIASPTYSNTVKTMSSDVASGSTTNDLAQLTGVSIYPTSGTILNGNSSNRTVVITSLPSNGQLVYNGTAITTSNYSISNYDKTKLNFSFTGSGYTSTSFTYNLRDAIGFASRSNATYTINLPYPLPVSYTQELAASIVNKEVSLTWTTGAEINNKLFQIQRSADGSIWSDIGNVNSYYSNGTGSGHSYSFIDAAPLSGVNYYRLNQVDLDGTSHYGTIIQINYVYSSNTQTAIYPNPVVNELNIINLPTGATNIVIYSLGGKAILQKLVTGTAVQIGIDALPNAVYFVNILDKNGSKIKSLKFVKK
- a CDS encoding APC family permease — protein: MQGEKIGLKRVLGLRQATVLNMIDMVGIGPFAALPIILLGFPGKFSVIPWIIGAIISLADGMIWAELGSAWPEAGGSFIFLQKLYKGKTGRMMAFLYSMQTSLHLPLVVTSAALGLVNYLKYVVPMGYWETKLVMVAIVAIVVGLLYRKISSVGKIGMAMSVVMVFMLLWTIGTGAFAYDSHLMDANSVRMPHFNSWFNIAFWMMVGQYTSKTVYAFLGYYNVCHIGGEIKNPHQNIPRSILLSIGIIAILYIAMQWFVAGAVPISEIKDGNAPLLSIFFEKVYGKNVAYIVTGILVIVACSSLFALMLGYSRIIYAAAKEGLHFKLFAHLHPTKDFPDYVLLVFGGIAIIFCICFEQTSTVFSFIVVTRIFIQFIPQAIGVIMLRVKKRTPELHFKMPAFPILAIFSILVWVLLFISSGWKYGKFGIGVILFGYIIYKLLIRQKK